In Toxotes jaculatrix isolate fToxJac2 chromosome 11, fToxJac2.pri, whole genome shotgun sequence, a single genomic region encodes these proteins:
- the LOC121189269 gene encoding neoverrucotoxin subunit alpha-like, with amino-acid sequence LTIDTNTVNRKIKLSDNNRKGTHVEEDQSYPDHPDRFNPCPQLLCSNGLTGRCYWEVEWRGRVDISVSYRKIRRKGDRENCLFGWNDQSWSLICSDDGYSVCYNNRKTPVTSSSSSSSSSSVSDRVAVYVDCPAGSLSFYRVSSDSLIYLYTFNTTFTEPLYPGFGVWYSGSSVSVCRV; translated from the coding sequence ctcaccatcgacacaaacacagtaaacagaaagatcaaactgtctgacaacaacaggaaggggacacatgtggaggaggatcagtcatatcctgatcatccagacagatttaacccgtgtcctcagctgctgtgtagtaatggtctgactggtcgctgttactgggaggtcgagtggagaggaagggttgatatatcagtgagttacagaaaaatcagaaggaaaggagacagagaaaactgtttgtttggatggaacgatcagtcctggagttTGATCTGCTCTGATGATGGTTACTCTGTCTGCTACAATAACAGAAAGACACctgtcacctcctcctcctcctcttcatcatcttcctctgtctctgacagagtagcagtgtatgtggactgtcctgctggctctctgtccttctacagagtctcctctgactcactgatctacctctacaccttcaacaccacattcactgaacctctgtatcctgggtttggagTCTGGTattctggttcctcagtgtctgtgtgtagagtgtag